In Carya illinoinensis cultivar Pawnee chromosome 7, C.illinoinensisPawnee_v1, whole genome shotgun sequence, the following are encoded in one genomic region:
- the LOC122315506 gene encoding probable galacturonosyltransferase-like 7: MLWIMRFSGFFSAAMVMIVLSPSLQSFPPAEAIRSSHLDSYLPLPVQVSPSDNLSRFSFRKASAFRNADECGSVISESSGETSVCDPNLVHVAITLDVEYLRGSIAAVHSILQHSLCPESIFFHFLVSETNLETLVRSTFPHLKFKVYYFDPEIVRGLISTSVRQALEQPLNYARNYLADLLEPCVRRVIYLDSDLVVVDDISKLWTTSLGSRTIGAPEYCHANFSKYFTAGFWSERRFNGVFYGRKPCYFNTGVMVIDLAKWRRVGYTRRIERWMEIQKSERIYELGSLPPFLLVFAGHVAPIEHRWNQHGLGGDNVRGSCRDLHPGPVSLLHWSGSGKPWLRLDSKQPCPLDALWAPYDLYGLSH; this comes from the coding sequence ATGCTCTGGATTATGAGGTTTTCTGGCTTCTTCTCCGCCGCAATGGTCATGATCGTCCTCTCTCCTTCTCTGCAGTCCTTCCCTCCCGCGGAAGCCATCCGGTCTTCCCACCTTGACAGCTACCTCCCTTTGCCGGTTCAGGTGTCGCCATCCGATAACCTAAGCCGGTTTTCATTCCGAAAAGCCTCCGCATTTCGCAATGCCGATGAATGTGGCTCTGTTATTTCGGAAAGCTCCGGCGAAACCAGCGTCTGCGATCCCAATTTGGTTCATGTGGCGATTACACTCGACGTCGAGTACCTCCGCGGCTCAATCGCCGCTGTCCATTCGATTCTACAGCACTCGCTGTGCCCGGAGAGTATCTTCTTCCACTTCCTGGTCTCGGAGACGAATCTTGAAACCTTGGTGAGATCCACTTTCCCTCACTTGAAGTTCAAGGTGTATTACTTCGATCCGGAGATTGTAAGGGGCCTAATCTCGACCTCGGTGAGGCAAGCCCTCGAGCAGCCGCTGAATTACGCGAGGAATTACTTGGCGGATCTACTCGAGCCCTGCGTGCGGAGAGTGATATACCTGGACTCTGATCTAGTCGTTGTCGACGATATCTCCAAGCTATGGACGACGAGTTTGGGTTCCAGAACAATCGGAGCCCCGGAGTACTGCCACGCGAATTTCAGCAAGTATTTCACGGCGGGGTTCTGGTCGGAACGGCGGTTTAACGGGGTTTTTTATGGAAGGAAGCCGTGTTACTTTAACACCGGCGTGATGGTCATAGATCTGGCCAAGTGGAGGCGGGTCGGGTACACGAGGAGGATTGAGAGGTGGATGGAGATCCAGAAGAGCGAGCGGATCTACGAGCTCGGGTCCCTGCCGCCGTTCCTGCTTGTATTCGCTGGACACGTGGCGCCCATAGAGCACCGGTGGAACCAGCACGGCTTAGGTGGCGACAACGTGAGGGGCAGCTGTCGTGACCTCCACCCAGGTCCGGTTAGCCTGCTGCATTGGTCAGGTAGCGGTAAGCCCTGGCTCAGGCTGGACTCCAAGCAACCATGCCCACTCGACGCTCTATGGGCACCCTACGACCTGTACGGGCTCTCccactga